The Paraburkholderia sp. ZP32-5 genome includes a window with the following:
- a CDS encoding DUF6418 domain-containing protein, giving the protein MQIRQAIEPTLSLKHLILPIVTLLALLFNTALPHLGYAQASATWTFVLAALAVIYLVATRPLFSVSMLYFMMIAMTAFVAGIGIEAGGLMIETGVRGEPNGAFSRLLLFYVVFVGCALYGFNRSLNIRDPKVRVALITVDSRSVALGFALALTIIGAGVAAGLTQGFALLNGVNRYTLRNESTGTDSVLFNTFLNNQVFLALLLGALATSKNALVKWSSIVLIIVTTILYVLHGEQFMSVLHFGLSVLAPVVAVLLMRGKPVLRYMAIGGGVALIIGAASVFSAYQGQGLDVQNTITDRSLLQGQVWYVVDYDAHLFSAPQLGGTPAFSRFAQSLLELNQPGFDDPIGYSGLRDVMLAYGDPQLMNTYIKDDVTFTMGQMAIPVFWFGFVGGAIFIAFTGVIYGALCALQIVFALRGGVIMLWLVVKVLSYASSGIQQGDYWSFFGVRTLFYVALAFLWWVLVDSRATPTKLKRLVAE; this is encoded by the coding sequence ATGCAAATCCGACAGGCCATCGAGCCGACTCTTTCGCTGAAGCACCTGATCCTGCCGATCGTGACGCTGCTCGCGCTGCTGTTCAACACGGCGCTGCCGCATCTCGGCTACGCGCAGGCGAGCGCGACATGGACCTTCGTGCTGGCGGCGCTCGCGGTCATCTATCTGGTCGCGACGCGACCGCTCTTTTCGGTCTCGATGCTCTACTTCATGATGATCGCGATGACCGCCTTCGTTGCCGGCATCGGCATCGAGGCGGGCGGGCTGATGATCGAAACGGGCGTGCGGGGTGAACCGAACGGTGCTTTTAGCCGCCTGCTGCTTTTCTATGTCGTGTTCGTCGGTTGCGCGCTGTACGGCTTTAACCGCTCGTTGAACATTCGCGATCCGAAGGTTCGGGTCGCGCTGATCACCGTTGACTCGCGCAGCGTGGCGCTCGGATTCGCACTCGCGCTGACGATCATCGGCGCGGGCGTGGCAGCCGGATTGACGCAAGGTTTCGCGCTGCTCAACGGCGTGAACCGATACACGCTACGCAACGAAAGTACCGGCACCGATAGCGTGTTGTTCAACACGTTCCTGAACAATCAGGTCTTTCTTGCGCTGCTGCTCGGCGCGCTTGCCACCAGCAAGAACGCGTTGGTCAAATGGTCGTCGATCGTGCTGATCATCGTGACGACCATCCTGTACGTGCTTCACGGCGAGCAGTTCATGTCGGTGCTGCACTTCGGTCTGTCGGTGCTTGCTCCGGTGGTCGCCGTGCTGCTGATGAGAGGCAAGCCGGTGCTGCGGTATATGGCGATCGGCGGCGGCGTCGCGCTGATCATCGGTGCTGCTTCGGTATTTTCCGCTTACCAGGGGCAGGGGCTCGATGTGCAAAACACGATCACGGACCGCTCGCTGCTGCAGGGGCAGGTCTGGTACGTGGTCGACTACGACGCGCATCTGTTCAGCGCACCGCAGTTAGGCGGTACGCCGGCTTTCTCGCGCTTCGCGCAGTCGCTGCTGGAGCTGAATCAGCCAGGCTTCGACGACCCCATCGGCTACAGCGGCTTGCGCGACGTGATGCTCGCATACGGCGATCCGCAACTGATGAACACGTATATCAAGGACGACGTGACCTTCACGATGGGACAGATGGCGATCCCTGTCTTCTGGTTCGGGTTCGTCGGCGGCGCGATCTTCATCGCGTTCACGGGCGTGATCTATGGGGCGCTGTGCGCATTGCAGATCGTGTTCGCGTTACGCGGCGGCGTGATCATGCTTTGGCTGGTCGTCAAGGTACTGAGCTACGCAAGCTCCGGCATCCAGCAAGGCGACTATTGGTCCTTCTTCGGTGTCCGCACGCTGTTTTATGTGGCGTTGGCATTCCTTTGGTGGGTGCTGGTGGATTCGCGCGCCACGCCGACCAAACTGAAACGGCTGGTGGCAGAGTGA
- a CDS encoding lipopolysaccharide biosynthesis protein, producing MKSFRTLLFSSLSGVVCEKGIGALAAVASNHLFATLYGAQFFGELQFALSLAYVVSSAALIFSAQAVSPIFGRHPRLRHLVFYRAFRLRLGSTLSVTLLFLVIVALLTESSNSALMLVAGLVMLCEPIALGSLMAYAETKPWVITRAKAYASGVRVLWLLGAAHASVGAVVASFAWPLEAYVAVVAPFSRYRTLAFNRPPSLHGSEMIKRTLIVRGLRMWPAIVASVLVLRMDRLLLGTLMSKADLGIYAAAASLVEQWNSVGTTLALALAPAMVFAARGDEQLRKAIRLSAYLAVIAAIALVGSLFVGRPVFLLIYGHAFEAGIPVMIFGTACSIATFVDAGLTTWLIGARHYRLMTIKLLVTIAAIGIAPFVMPTALMMYSPAVGTALSIVLFWAAVFFGQGQRLRVRNEGLSVQ from the coding sequence GTGAAATCTTTTCGAACCCTGCTGTTTTCGTCGCTGTCCGGCGTCGTGTGCGAGAAAGGAATAGGCGCGCTCGCGGCGGTCGCGAGCAACCACCTGTTCGCCACGCTATATGGCGCGCAATTCTTCGGCGAATTGCAGTTTGCGTTGTCGCTCGCGTATGTCGTCAGCAGCGCCGCGCTGATCTTCAGCGCGCAAGCGGTATCGCCGATCTTCGGCCGACATCCACGGCTGCGGCACCTCGTGTTCTACCGTGCATTCCGTCTACGTCTGGGCTCGACGCTCAGCGTGACGCTGCTGTTTCTGGTGATCGTCGCGCTGCTGACCGAATCGTCGAACAGCGCGTTGATGCTGGTCGCCGGACTCGTGATGCTGTGCGAACCGATCGCGCTCGGCTCGCTGATGGCCTACGCGGAAACCAAGCCATGGGTGATCACGCGCGCCAAAGCCTACGCGAGCGGCGTGCGGGTGCTGTGGCTGCTGGGCGCCGCGCACGCGTCGGTCGGGGCGGTGGTCGCGTCGTTTGCATGGCCGCTCGAAGCATACGTCGCCGTTGTTGCGCCGTTCAGCCGCTATCGGACACTCGCGTTCAATCGGCCGCCGTCGCTGCACGGTTCGGAAATGATCAAACGAACGCTGATCGTGCGCGGACTCAGGATGTGGCCGGCGATTGTCGCGAGTGTGCTGGTGTTGCGGATGGATCGTCTGCTGCTGGGCACGCTGATGTCGAAGGCGGACCTCGGCATCTATGCGGCCGCTGCATCGCTCGTCGAGCAGTGGAACTCCGTCGGTACGACGCTCGCGCTGGCGCTTGCGCCGGCCATGGTGTTCGCCGCTCGCGGCGATGAACAGCTTCGCAAAGCGATCAGGCTCAGCGCATATCTGGCGGTGATCGCTGCGATTGCGCTGGTCGGCAGCCTGTTCGTCGGGCGGCCGGTATTCCTGCTGATCTATGGCCATGCATTCGAAGCCGGCATTCCCGTGATGATCTTCGGCACCGCGTGCTCGATTGCGACGTTCGTCGACGCCGGGCTCACGACGTGGCTGATCGGCGCGCGGCATTACCGGTTGATGACCATCAAATTGCTCGTGACGATCGCAGCGATCGGCATTGCGCCATTCGTGATGCCCACCGCGTTGATGATGTATTCGCCGGCGGTGGGCACGGCGTTATCAATCGTCCTGTTCTGGGCTGCCGTTTTTTTTGGGCAGGGGCAACGTTTAAGGGTGCGCAATGAAGGTCTGTCTGTGCAATAA
- a CDS encoding glycosyltransferase, protein MKVCLCNNRFPPHVVGGTEMVVYDLAIQLRDRGHDVSIFTLSDSRSAENALVDGLRVHSMPNTNIYNQFFHAERSGLKKAVFGALDTFNPLVFLYALRHLRRLDIDALCTNNLKGMGPAIWLAAWCLRIPVVHVLHDYWLICPTSTMFRDGHACEQACRGCRSVSTPKAWFSRLVGHVVGVSNFVLERHRRQNFFGAAQPCVIHNARQPFNAVPPTFTEARTPFRLGFIGRPDATKGIREFFAGAAAAQTANIELHIAGRDNEKILDQLIAEYPDLRVVRYGFMPAKDFYPLVDLVVVTSMWNEPFGMVAFEPWEFFKPSIAFTSGGLPEVFTAFPELTVPRGDVEALGTLIRRFIDDPAFYQQMARRCHERRDHFLPPRQLQQFEAVLRVAARQDRQEAAVGAIEADRDARS, encoded by the coding sequence ATGAAGGTCTGTCTGTGCAATAACCGGTTTCCGCCGCATGTCGTCGGCGGCACCGAGATGGTCGTCTACGATCTCGCGATTCAGCTTCGCGACCGCGGGCACGACGTGAGCATTTTCACGTTGTCGGATTCGCGCTCGGCTGAAAACGCGCTCGTGGATGGTCTTCGTGTGCACAGCATGCCGAATACGAACATCTACAACCAGTTCTTTCATGCCGAGCGCAGCGGGCTGAAAAAGGCCGTGTTCGGTGCGTTGGATACCTTCAATCCACTCGTCTTCCTGTACGCACTGCGCCATTTGCGGCGCCTCGATATCGACGCGCTGTGTACGAACAACCTGAAGGGAATGGGACCGGCGATATGGCTTGCCGCATGGTGCTTGCGGATTCCGGTCGTGCATGTGCTGCATGACTATTGGTTGATTTGTCCGACCTCGACGATGTTTCGCGACGGCCACGCCTGTGAGCAAGCGTGTCGCGGATGCCGGAGCGTGTCGACGCCGAAGGCGTGGTTCTCGCGGCTCGTTGGGCACGTAGTCGGCGTCAGCAACTTCGTGCTGGAACGCCATCGGCGGCAAAACTTTTTCGGTGCCGCGCAGCCCTGCGTCATTCATAACGCGCGGCAGCCGTTCAACGCTGTTCCTCCGACATTTACCGAAGCGCGCACGCCATTCCGGCTCGGCTTTATCGGCCGCCCCGACGCGACCAAAGGTATTCGCGAGTTCTTTGCGGGCGCGGCCGCGGCGCAAACCGCCAACATCGAGCTGCATATCGCGGGGCGCGACAACGAAAAGATTCTGGATCAGCTGATCGCCGAGTACCCCGATTTGCGGGTCGTGCGCTACGGCTTCATGCCGGCGAAAGACTTTTATCCGTTGGTCGATCTCGTCGTTGTTACTTCGATGTGGAACGAGCCATTTGGAATGGTCGCGTTCGAGCCCTGGGAATTTTTCAAGCCGTCCATTGCGTTTACGTCCGGTGGGCTGCCCGAAGTATTCACCGCCTTTCCCGAACTGACGGTGCCGCGAGGCGACGTCGAAGCACTCGGAACGCTCATTCGCCGCTTTATCGACGACCCGGCTTTCTACCAGCAGATGGCCCGTCGTTGCCACGAGCGGCGCGATCACTTTCTGCCGCCGCGGCAACTACAGCAGTTCGAAGCGGTGCTGCGGGTCGCCGCGAGACAGGACCGGCAGGAAGCGGCCGTGGGCGCGATCGAAGCGGATCGGGACGCTCGCAGCTGA
- a CDS encoding glycosyltransferase has translation MRKRVLMVMTRDIPPAASNGRERTLCFIRKAIGMNADVRELKIHSVFEAGTLSAKLRAALRMAGGVLTASPCALQVAMFASVDGKRRLVEAIEEYKPDVIYFDGIRMVDYAAFIRRRYPSSHIISDLDDLMSRRANILRTGNFALSVGYLAKSIPPAVVSLINSRFARNMLLRYEEYALKGHERRAAAASNAVTLVSTTDADALERILPDAVKKRVHVIAPPVDSIKPMVRPVDPVRFVFVGADSQLQNRLAIEYLVASWKKLELNLPLVIYGRMSRQYEAVPNVVFAGFAKTLDEVYAPNSIALCPTFLRGGIKSKVLEAISFGCPPVGNDASYEGLNFDDEALAMDEGRLQRFLADPFADLNDVMEAATRFAAFCERNFSMPVFAHRWGDLLRPMYVPETETGVVIGEGQLSAIPIETGAAQYPATQPVKRASVSR, from the coding sequence ATGAGAAAACGCGTACTGATGGTAATGACCCGCGACATCCCACCGGCAGCATCGAATGGACGCGAACGCACGTTGTGCTTCATTCGCAAAGCGATCGGTATGAATGCGGATGTGCGTGAACTCAAGATTCATTCCGTATTTGAAGCCGGCACGTTGTCCGCCAAACTGCGCGCCGCGCTCAGGATGGCCGGCGGCGTACTCACCGCCAGTCCTTGCGCGCTGCAAGTCGCGATGTTCGCCAGTGTCGACGGCAAGAGGCGGCTTGTCGAAGCGATTGAAGAGTACAAGCCCGATGTGATCTATTTCGATGGCATCCGGATGGTCGACTATGCGGCGTTTATTCGTCGGCGTTATCCGTCGAGCCACATCATCAGCGACCTGGACGACTTGATGTCGCGACGCGCCAATATTCTGCGGACCGGCAATTTCGCGTTGTCCGTTGGCTACCTTGCGAAGTCGATTCCGCCGGCCGTCGTCTCGCTGATCAATTCGCGGTTCGCTCGCAACATGTTGCTCAGATATGAGGAATATGCACTGAAGGGCCATGAGCGACGGGCGGCGGCTGCGTCGAATGCGGTGACGCTGGTGTCGACGACGGATGCCGATGCGTTGGAACGTATTCTTCCCGACGCGGTGAAAAAGCGGGTACATGTGATCGCACCGCCGGTCGATTCGATCAAGCCGATGGTGCGGCCCGTCGATCCGGTCAGATTCGTATTCGTCGGCGCGGACAGCCAGTTGCAGAACCGGCTTGCCATCGAGTACCTGGTGGCGTCATGGAAAAAGCTCGAGTTGAACTTGCCGCTGGTTATTTACGGGCGGATGTCGCGTCAATACGAAGCGGTACCGAACGTCGTGTTCGCTGGCTTTGCCAAGACGCTCGACGAAGTCTACGCGCCGAACTCGATCGCCCTATGTCCGACATTCCTGCGCGGCGGTATCAAGTCGAAGGTACTGGAGGCGATCTCGTTCGGTTGCCCGCCGGTTGGCAATGACGCGTCGTACGAAGGTCTGAATTTCGATGACGAAGCGCTGGCAATGGATGAAGGGCGACTGCAGCGCTTTCTCGCCGATCCCTTTGCGGATCTCAATGATGTGATGGAAGCGGCGACGCGGTTTGCAGCGTTCTGCGAACGCAACTTCAGCATGCCGGTGTTCGCGCACCGGTGGGGCGATCTGCTGCGTCCGATGTATGTTCCGGAGACGGAGACCGGTGTCGTCATCGGCGAAGGCCAGTTGTCCGCAATTCCGATAGAGACTGGTGCAGCGCAGTACCCTGCCACGCAGCCGGTGAAGCGGGCTAGTGTGTCACGGTGA
- a CDS encoding phytanoyl-CoA dioxygenase family protein, whose amino-acid sequence MQTNFSLPDRLEQNSLLTDQIAALWERGFGSFENIASLHEIAELKSICERLIFAGKGAREGALFDFVGDNPLASTGLTQLSMPSNFNQRLRRTNYHKRLEVLAKQVLGPQARFAGDHLFYKPPVAGPETPWHQDEAFHDPRFNYKEVSFWLPLQPATIENGCLRFIPGSHRWAVQPHRKIPGKERSHGIECYDGFDPDDAIFCPVPVGGCTVHLGRTLHGAGPNVTETARFAYVVVFDIPATVSTEHREFSWLDQKTTRDEIEDKWMRGRGKVVALYRRVMRRNNLDPHRLYFGLKRRWWSLVQGRKRI is encoded by the coding sequence ATGCAAACAAACTTTTCCCTTCCCGACCGTCTCGAACAAAACAGCTTACTCACCGATCAGATTGCCGCTCTTTGGGAGCGAGGCTTCGGTTCGTTTGAGAACATTGCTTCCCTTCATGAAATCGCGGAGTTAAAAAGCATCTGCGAGCGGCTTATTTTCGCCGGTAAAGGTGCGCGAGAGGGCGCGTTGTTCGATTTCGTCGGTGACAATCCTCTTGCTTCGACCGGTCTGACTCAATTGAGTATGCCGAGCAACTTCAACCAGCGGTTGCGCCGGACCAATTATCACAAGCGTCTCGAAGTTCTCGCGAAGCAGGTTCTGGGTCCGCAGGCGCGCTTTGCCGGCGATCACCTGTTCTATAAGCCGCCTGTCGCCGGCCCCGAGACCCCGTGGCATCAGGACGAAGCGTTTCACGATCCGCGCTTCAACTACAAGGAGGTGAGCTTCTGGCTACCTCTGCAGCCGGCGACAATCGAAAACGGCTGTCTTCGGTTTATTCCGGGTTCGCACCGCTGGGCCGTTCAGCCTCACAGAAAGATTCCGGGTAAGGAGCGCTCTCACGGCATTGAGTGCTATGACGGATTCGATCCCGACGACGCGATCTTCTGCCCCGTGCCCGTCGGCGGATGCACCGTTCATCTGGGGCGTACGTTGCATGGCGCGGGACCGAATGTCACCGAAACCGCGCGCTTTGCCTATGTCGTCGTTTTCGATATTCCGGCTACCGTTTCGACGGAACACCGCGAGTTCAGCTGGCTCGATCAGAAGACGACGCGCGACGAGATTGAGGACAAGTGGATGCGGGGCCGCGGGAAAGTGGTCGCGTTGTATCGCCGCGTGATGCGACGCAATAACCTCGATCCGCATCGCCTTTACTTCGGGTTGAAACGCCGTTGGTGGTCATTGGTGCAGGGGCGCAAGCGCATATAG
- a CDS encoding glycosyltransferase has product MKLFSDLSGSEAAAKLNKTAPQENAASNATAGARIVWFMGPRPSSLTGVGQHSLELAAGLRKYTNFRVETVDIDAQPRSFKRYWTQLVLYPLRAIREARSCDMIILYQEDLSFMIPIIHLAGGRVCLMFHHVQIPGHARGMVEKLKSLYVKTLLPLAPKADLVLVEADSAAQDLIEAAPVKPELVQIVPCPFENKYAPLAKATPSETRAQARAILKERFGLDIGDALVLLNVGSDETRKNNLTLFKALAKLARKDLMIIRVGKAFNTANRMECKTLAESSGVRAHFADSVSEQDLGYFYQAADIYVSATLHEGFGRTVIEAQMAGTPVIASDIPVFRGSMGDSFLAVPNPTNPDEWAAAISNLADFPSRMSELRARGKTNALQYSTDVVATRLHHILLRAFRG; this is encoded by the coding sequence ATGAAACTTTTCTCCGATCTGTCCGGGAGCGAAGCAGCGGCCAAGTTGAATAAGACGGCTCCGCAAGAAAACGCCGCGTCGAACGCGACTGCCGGCGCGCGAATCGTGTGGTTCATGGGTCCAAGGCCAAGCAGCCTGACCGGAGTGGGCCAGCATAGTCTCGAACTGGCGGCCGGGCTAAGGAAGTACACGAACTTCCGCGTTGAAACTGTCGACATCGATGCGCAGCCTCGCTCGTTCAAGCGCTACTGGACTCAACTGGTGCTGTATCCGTTGCGCGCGATCCGCGAAGCACGCTCATGCGACATGATCATCCTCTACCAGGAAGATCTGAGCTTCATGATTCCGATCATCCATCTCGCCGGTGGCCGGGTCTGCCTGATGTTCCATCACGTGCAGATTCCGGGGCACGCTCGCGGCATGGTGGAGAAGCTCAAGTCGCTTTATGTGAAGACGCTTCTTCCATTAGCGCCGAAGGCCGATCTCGTTCTCGTCGAAGCCGACTCGGCCGCGCAGGATCTGATCGAGGCTGCCCCCGTCAAGCCGGAGCTGGTGCAAATCGTACCCTGTCCATTCGAAAACAAATATGCACCGCTTGCCAAGGCGACACCGAGTGAGACTCGCGCTCAGGCAAGGGCAATCCTGAAAGAGCGCTTCGGGCTGGATATCGGCGATGCACTGGTGCTACTGAATGTCGGCTCCGACGAAACCCGCAAGAACAATCTGACGCTGTTCAAAGCACTGGCCAAACTGGCGCGCAAAGATCTGATGATCATTCGGGTAGGCAAGGCTTTCAACACCGCCAATCGAATGGAATGCAAAACGCTCGCCGAATCATCCGGCGTTCGCGCTCACTTTGCCGACTCCGTATCCGAGCAAGACCTCGGGTACTTTTATCAAGCCGCGGACATCTACGTCTCGGCGACGCTGCACGAAGGCTTTGGCCGCACCGTGATCGAGGCACAAATGGCGGGAACGCCCGTCATCGCATCGGACATCCCCGTGTTTCGAGGCTCCATGGGTGACTCGTTCCTCGCCGTGCCCAATCCGACCAATCCCGACGAATGGGCCGCAGCAATCAGTAATCTCGCGGACTTCCCTTCCCGGATGAGTGAATTGAGAGCGCGCGGCAAGACCAACGCATTGCAGTACTCGACCGACGTGGTGGCCACCCGCTTGCATCACATTCTGCTTCGTGCGTTTCGGGGCTGA
- a CDS encoding malate:quinone oxidoreductase yields the protein MIIDKRTELGAGKLGEYVNVTGNTVGNTFLACLEHENFQEVFADLRQNSPLHKRMIEAADGPPSLADAGALLAQATEQLLAYLSARYNVTVLRGHEIDKIRRLESGGFEIVYHDVNDPTSVSTVSSDTVVMNLGGQQRVGEIDQLCRGLRLPPLNAGTRSYVSDDVLSLTTAQLIAEFKRDFSQRETRRPNRLTVIGGSHSAFTVVDRLAMELGNEGLDEIAVIHRSQVRLFFETVEEARADGYEVDEVNDVCPVTKRVNRAGGLRYRAFDIARSIMASGHIPAAKPRVELIAAYSSEAARSRAREYLRDSIAVIHGAGYGPNMSTLVDHYDRPISLQLGQGGVVSDKYGCPFDASGKAVRGLFSFGLGSGFRPDEQIRRETGFEAAFRGRIYGVWAFHHDFGGRVMNGVLEALATVPFAHEADVASHESAAGSHALPELSAYDGPNLAMAPQS from the coding sequence TTGATCATCGACAAACGTACCGAGCTCGGGGCGGGCAAGCTGGGCGAATATGTAAATGTCACCGGTAATACTGTAGGCAATACCTTTCTCGCTTGCCTCGAACATGAAAACTTTCAGGAAGTGTTTGCCGATCTTCGACAGAACTCGCCGCTGCACAAGCGCATGATCGAGGCGGCCGATGGGCCGCCGAGTCTCGCCGACGCAGGTGCATTGCTTGCACAGGCAACCGAGCAACTCCTCGCTTACCTGAGCGCGCGTTACAACGTCACCGTATTGCGTGGCCACGAGATCGACAAGATACGGCGCCTTGAAAGCGGCGGCTTCGAAATCGTCTATCACGATGTGAACGATCCAACCTCGGTCAGTACGGTGTCGAGCGACACTGTCGTGATGAATCTGGGTGGGCAGCAACGTGTCGGAGAAATCGACCAGTTGTGTCGAGGACTGCGGCTGCCGCCGCTCAACGCGGGCACCCGATCCTATGTGTCCGATGACGTGCTCAGTCTGACGACCGCGCAATTGATCGCCGAATTCAAGCGCGACTTCTCACAACGGGAAACGCGTCGTCCGAACCGGTTGACGGTTATCGGTGGGTCGCATAGTGCATTCACGGTTGTCGACCGCCTGGCGATGGAGTTGGGAAACGAAGGTCTGGATGAAATTGCCGTGATTCATCGGTCACAGGTCCGCCTGTTTTTCGAAACCGTCGAAGAAGCACGGGCCGATGGTTACGAGGTCGACGAAGTGAACGACGTCTGCCCGGTCACCAAGCGAGTCAACCGTGCCGGTGGTCTGCGCTATCGGGCTTTTGACATTGCGCGCTCAATCATGGCTAGCGGCCATATACCGGCTGCGAAGCCTCGCGTCGAACTGATTGCCGCGTATTCGAGCGAGGCCGCCCGGTCGCGCGCACGCGAATACCTGAGGGACTCCATCGCCGTTATCCACGGCGCCGGGTATGGTCCCAACATGTCGACACTCGTCGATCATTACGACAGGCCGATTTCACTGCAACTGGGCCAGGGAGGAGTGGTCTCCGACAAATACGGATGCCCATTCGATGCCAGCGGCAAAGCAGTGCGGGGGTTGTTCTCTTTTGGACTCGGTTCGGGGTTCCGTCCGGACGAGCAGATCCGCCGCGAGACCGGATTCGAAGCGGCATTCCGCGGCCGCATTTATGGCGTATGGGCATTTCATCATGACTTCGGCGGGCGGGTTATGAATGGGGTGCTCGAGGCGTTGGCGACCGTACCGTTCGCACACGAAGCCGACGTTGCGTCGCACGAAAGCGCGGCCGGCTCGCACGCGTTGCCGGAGTTATCCGCATACGACGGACCCAATCTGGCGATGGCTCCGCAAAGCTGA
- the galE gene encoding UDP-glucose 4-epimerase GalE codes for MTTKGTILVTGGAGFIGSHTCVELLTGGYDVVAIDNLVNSKRESLRRVEQITGRAVSFYDNDVRDEVALARIFDTHPITGAIHFAALKAVGESVAKPIDYYANNVGSLLALLGVMRDRNVRQFVFSSSATVYGVPESSPIDESFPLSATNPYGQSKLIAEQILRDLEVSDPSWRIATLRYFNPVGAHESGLIGEDPAGIPNNLMPYVAQVAVGKLEKLRVFGGDYETPDGTGVRDYIHVVDLARGHLAALDALVKRDASFVVNLGTGQGYSVLDVVRSFEQASGKPVPYEIVARRPGDIAQCFADPTAAEKIIGWRAQFGIERMCADHWRWQSLNPRGFA; via the coding sequence ATGACCACGAAGGGCACGATTCTGGTAACCGGCGGCGCCGGCTTTATCGGCTCGCACACCTGCGTCGAACTGCTCACCGGCGGCTACGATGTCGTGGCGATCGACAACCTCGTGAACAGCAAGCGCGAATCGCTGCGGCGCGTCGAGCAGATCACCGGCCGCGCCGTGAGCTTCTACGACAACGACGTGCGCGACGAAGTGGCGCTCGCGCGCATTTTCGACACGCATCCGATTACCGGCGCGATCCACTTCGCGGCGCTGAAGGCCGTTGGCGAATCGGTCGCGAAGCCGATCGACTACTACGCGAACAACGTCGGCAGCCTGTTGGCGCTGCTTGGTGTCATGCGCGATCGCAACGTCAGGCAGTTCGTGTTCAGCTCGTCGGCGACCGTGTATGGCGTGCCTGAAAGCTCGCCGATCGACGAATCGTTTCCGCTGTCGGCAACCAATCCGTATGGTCAGTCGAAGCTGATCGCCGAGCAGATTCTGCGCGATCTCGAAGTATCGGATCCATCGTGGCGCATCGCGACGCTGCGCTATTTCAACCCGGTCGGCGCGCACGAGAGCGGGCTGATAGGCGAGGACCCGGCAGGCATCCCGAACAACCTGATGCCCTATGTTGCGCAAGTTGCGGTCGGCAAGCTGGAGAAGCTGCGGGTGTTCGGTGGCGACTATGAGACGCCTGACGGCACCGGCGTGCGCGATTACATCCACGTGGTCGATCTCGCCCGCGGACACCTCGCCGCGCTCGATGCGCTCGTGAAACGCGATGCGAGCTTCGTCGTCAATCTCGGCACGGGCCAGGGCTATAGCGTGCTCGACGTGGTGCGCTCGTTCGAACAGGCATCGGGCAAGCCGGTGCCGTACGAGATCGTCGCGCGCCGTCCGGGTGACATCGCGCAGTGCTTCGCCGATCCGACGGCGGCCGAGAAGATCATCGGCTGGCGCGCGCAGTTCGGTATCGAGCGGATGTGCGCCGACCATTGGCGCTGGCAGTCGTTGAACCCGCGCGGATTCGCCTGA